One Algibacter sp. L3A6 genomic region harbors:
- a CDS encoding PAS domain-containing sensor histidine kinase, with the protein MDHYLDPFFELSMDCLCIANFDGYFIKINPAFVELLGYSETELRSKLISEFIYDEDKKRTASNRSNLKQNKPLINFENRYVTKSGAIIWLHWTSIPVEKHKLVYAIAKDITHKKELENERISHLSKLSEVNEKLKQLNYTTSHDLRSPVNNLISLVDLIDLSKVEDPETLKMLNYIKVSAEGLNDSLNTYVEAFKQKNISNETLDLVNFNTIFNKVSHSISTLIQKSGAQFEIDFKALESVPFNPAYMESIFLNFITNSIKYARPEVPLIISITSNNLYGKSTFQYSDNGLGFDMEKVGHLIFKLNQRFHGNEDSKGVGLYLVYNHVTSLGGSIHVDSKVNHGTTFTISFKD; encoded by the coding sequence ATGGATCACTATTTAGACCCTTTCTTTGAACTATCGATGGATTGTCTCTGTATTGCTAATTTCGATGGCTATTTCATTAAAATCAATCCTGCTTTTGTTGAGCTTTTAGGGTATTCTGAAACGGAATTACGCTCTAAATTAATTTCAGAATTTATTTATGATGAAGATAAAAAGCGTACAGCCTCTAACAGATCCAATTTAAAACAAAATAAACCTTTAATCAATTTTGAAAATAGATATGTAACCAAATCGGGCGCAATTATCTGGTTGCACTGGACCTCTATTCCTGTTGAAAAACATAAGCTAGTTTATGCCATTGCCAAAGATATTACACACAAAAAAGAATTAGAGAACGAACGCATATCGCACCTAAGCAAACTTAGTGAGGTTAACGAAAAACTTAAGCAGCTTAATTACACAACATCTCACGATCTTAGATCTCCGGTAAATAATTTAATATCATTAGTAGATTTAATTGATTTAAGTAAAGTTGAAGATCCAGAAACATTGAAAATGTTGAATTACATAAAAGTCTCTGCAGAAGGTTTAAACGATTCTCTCAACACTTACGTGGAAGCCTTTAAACAAAAAAACATATCGAACGAAACCTTAGATCTCGTTAATTTTAATACCATTTTCAACAAAGTAAGCCACTCCATAAGCACGTTAATACAAAAATCGGGAGCACAATTCGAAATAGACTTTAAAGCTTTAGAAAGCGTTCCGTTCAATCCGGCTTATATGGAAAGTATTTTTCTTAATTTCATTACAAACTCCATTAAATATGCACGACCAGAAGTTCCGTTAATCATTTCGATAACATCTAATAATTTATACGGTAAATCTACCTTTCAATATTCTGATAATGGTCTTGGATTTGATATGGAAAAAGTAGGACATCTAATATTTAAATTAAATCAACGTTTTCACGGAAATGAAGATAGCAAAGGCGTAGGCTTATATTTAGTTTACAACCACGTAACCTCACTTGGTGGAAGCATTCATGTTGATAGTAAGGTTAACCATGGTACAACATTTACTATTAGTTTTAAGGATTAA
- a CDS encoding Lacal_2735 family protein — MFGLFKTKSEKDILQKQYEKLMNEAHALSTSNRRMSDQKVFEAEEVMKKLEKLN, encoded by the coding sequence ATGTTTGGACTATTCAAAACAAAATCAGAGAAAGATATATTACAAAAACAATATGAAAAACTGATGAATGAAGCCCACGCCCTATCCACTTCAAATAGAAGAATGAGCGATCAGAAAGTGTTTGAAGCAGAAGAAGTCATGAAAAAACTAGAAAAGTTGAATTAA
- a CDS encoding DUF2452 domain-containing protein produces the protein MSEEKKPDQVVYNTETKRYDASIKPYATSVGAPVITPTDSIAWKNRSITKINHKVEAKYLELKAEYDKMIQEFEYNKLIFDAKFTFEPVIGEVYHLYKRENGESFLSIIAPEQCNFNPLGSFYLNADQTWEKI, from the coding sequence ATGAGTGAAGAAAAAAAGCCAGATCAGGTCGTTTACAATACAGAAACTAAAAGGTATGATGCTTCCATTAAGCCGTATGCTACTTCTGTTGGTGCACCTGTAATTACTCCAACCGATAGTATTGCTTGGAAAAACAGAAGCATCACAAAAATCAATCATAAGGTTGAGGCTAAATATCTGGAACTAAAAGCAGAATACGATAAAATGATTCAAGAATTTGAATATAACAAACTCATATTCGATGCCAAGTTTACTTTCGAACCCGTTATAGGCGAAGTATATCATTTATACAAAAGAGAAAATGGAGAATCCTTTCTATCCATAATAGCACCAGAACAATGCAATTTTAATCCTCTAGGAAGCTTTTATTTAAATGCAGACCAAACTTGGGAAAAAATATAA
- a CDS encoding TIGR03643 family protein: MTETKPLTERELDRIIEMAWEDRTPFEAILFQFGLPEKEVIKVMRGNLKESSFKRWRKRVNSGVSKKHLKKRNPDITRFKCSRQKAISGNKISKR, translated from the coding sequence ATGACAGAAACAAAACCATTAACAGAAAGAGAGTTAGACCGCATTATTGAAATGGCTTGGGAAGATCGCACGCCTTTTGAAGCTATTCTATTTCAGTTTGGATTACCTGAAAAAGAAGTTATTAAAGTGATGCGTGGCAACCTAAAAGAGTCTAGCTTTAAACGCTGGCGTAAACGTGTAAATAGCGGAGTGAGCAAGAAACATTTAAAAAAACGAAATCCAGATATTACACGTTTTAAATGCTCTAGACAAAAAGCTATTTCTGGCAACAAAATAAGTAAACGTTAG